The following coding sequences lie in one Opisthocomus hoazin isolate bOpiHoa1 chromosome 7, bOpiHoa1.hap1, whole genome shotgun sequence genomic window:
- the ARG2 gene encoding arginase-2, mitochondrial isoform X4 produces the protein MLETHKPKRRGVDHGPATLRAAGLVERLAGLGCQVYDFGDLNFTQVPNDELYNNLILYPRSVGLASQVLADAVSRAVAAGHSCVTIGGDHSLALGSVSGHARQCPHLGVVWVDAHADINTPLTTQSGNLHGQPLSFLLRELQDKVPQLPGFSWLKPCLSASDIVYIGLRDVDPAEYYILKNYDIQYFSMRDIDRLGIQKVMERTFEQLMGRRQRPIHLSFDIDAFDPSLAPATGTPVLGGLTYREGMYIAEEIHNTGLLSAVDMVEVNPLLGASQEEVNATASLAVDVIVTCFGQTREGAHTAFDELPTPSSPDESDSEEQVRI, from the exons GATGCCAAGTGTATGACTTTGGAGATTTGAATTTCACTCAAGTTCCCAATGATGAACTGTACAACAACCTGATTTTATATCCCCGGTCAGTGGGTTTAGCCAGCCAGGTGTTGGCTGATGCTGTGAGCAGAGCAGTAGCCGCTGGACACAGCTGTGTGACTATAGGTGGCGATCACAG CTTGGCACTTGGTTCTGTCAGTGGCCACGCGCGGCAGTGCCCACACCTTGGTGTGGTCTGGGTGGATGCGCATGCTGACATCAACACCCCTCTTACAACTCAGTCTGGAAACCTCCATGGACAGCCCCTCTCGTTTCTCTTGAGAGAGCTCCAAGATAAA GTACCACAGCTTCCCGGCTTTTCCTGGCTAAAGCCCTGCCTTTCAGCATCTGACATTGTGTACATTGGTTTGAGGGATGTGGATCCTGCTGAATA cTATATTTTGAAGAACTATGACATCCAGTATTTTTCCATGAGGGATATTGATCGCCTTGGAATTCAGAAAGTTATGGAAAGAACGTTTGAACAACTGATGGGCAG GAGACAGAGACCAATTCACCTAAGTTTTGACATTGATGCTTTTGATCCCTCGCTGGCTCCAGCAACTGGGACTCCTGTTCTAGGTGGATTAACTTACAGAGAAGGCATGTACATCGCAGAGGAAATACACAACACAG GACTGCTTTCAGCTGTAGACATGGTTGAAGTCAATCCACTGCTTGGAGCTTCTCAAGAGGAAGTGAACGCCACTGCTAGCCTTGCAGTCGATGTGATAGTAACATGCTTTGGGCAGACAAGGGAAGGAGCACACACCGCTTTTGATGAACTCCCAACACCCAGCTCTCCAGATGAATCTGACAGTGAAGAGCAAGTGAGGATTTAA